Proteins encoded within one genomic window of Aspergillus nidulans FGSC A4 chromosome VII:
- a CDS encoding uncharacterized protein (transcript_id=CADANIAT00008263): MEHIPRIYGPKLQTANLTVPYLSGSWRYGNQMKGFERFRLFPVQPGINAKLSNGCLNSLSIEFLQGWLYFGLLAEAFGTAEMKFDPDHYTDRSAYTAFVTTKKLNRYIWYPAADEIDITRRASINVLSNAHGSAPPYCQLSYVQNLVNALYLESSGPVKCWLDTVCIPVGDRHSPFRRIAINRMHETLRASDKILALDNTLMTQRTDTGMNWVEMNNASRPLGEELLFQFNDGPVSSNFVFDRSYAERNILAVSSMLEGRGLQNVLDEPNAIRLARALTLLPRDSDSSSSSNSAATKAYEIWMPIVENAGYISDLSEIDDDLSFNIQARVFCPVTKHSNLSTRDIRDEFRLRNIISKREDSRATGTEYDYHAFFEGVSLGFRGRTASKAEDETICFGHMLGSDTSQITAIKPLKPRVKYWLTLIETNPLLNAAAWALGIDARARLMECRVKRMQTLLTYIGRMPLTILLWKLPLNQSVGWKWAPISLLDTGSGSQGEGAWSSNERGLVKPDGLLVSLPALRLKTPAADKSRTADLGIILLGPVYVTVTTEDEGVGPVGGDITTFKIHLHSVPSEWGRY, encoded by the exons ATGGAGCACATCCCCCGTATTTATGGCCCTAAGCTCCAGACTGCCAACCTCACAGTGCCCTATTTATCTGGTTCCTGGCGATATGGGAACCAGATGAAGGGCTTTGAGAGGTTCCGACTGTTTCCTGTGCAACCTGGAATCAACGCCAAACTCAGTAATGGATGTCTCAACAGCCTCTCCATTGAATTCCTGCAGGGATGGCTCTACTTCGGTCTGCTTGCCGAAGCATTCGGCACGGCAGAGATGAAATTTGACCCAGATCATTACACCGACCGCTCTGCCTACACAGCGTTTGTCACGACCAAGAAGCTGAATCGATATATTTGGTATCCGGCTGCTGACGAGATTGACATCACTCGGCGAGCCTCGATAAATGTCTTGA GCAATGCCCACGGCAGTGCGCCACCATATTGCCAGCTTTCTTATGTCCAGAATCTTGTCAACGCACTGTACCTGGAGTCCTCGGGCCCTGTGAAGTGCTGGCTCGACACCGTCTGCATCCCAGTCGGCGACAGACACTCCCCCTTCCGACGAATCGCTATTAACCGCATGCACGAGACGCTCAGGGCTTCCGACAAAATCCTCGCTCTGGACAACACGCTCATGACTCAGCGCACAGATACAGGCATGAACTGGGTCGAGATGAACAACGCATCAA GGCCGTTGGGCGAAGAACTCCTCTTCCAGTTCAATGACGGCCCAGTCTCATCGAATTTTGTCTTCGACCGCTCCTACGCGGAGCGGAATATCCTAGCCGTATCTAGCATGCTTGAAGGCAGAGGGCTGCAAAACGTGCTCGACGAACCGAATGCAATTCGTCTTGCTCGTGCATTGACCCTCTTACCACGAGACTCAgactcgagctcgagctcaaACTCAGCGGCCACAAAAGCATACGAGATCTGGATGCCAATTGTAGAAAATGCCGGCTACATTTCGGATCTCTCAGAAATAGACGACGACCTAAGCTTTAACATCCAAGCGCGCGTCTTCTGCCCTGTAACTAAGCACTCCAACCTCAGCACGCGGGACATCCGTGACGAGTTCCGGCTTAGAAACATCATCTCCAAGCGTGAAGACTCAAGGGCTACAGGGACTGAATACGACTATCATGCCTTCTTCGAAGGTGTCTCTCTTGGCTTCCGCGGACGAACGGCAAGCAAAGCCGAAGACGAGACGATCTGTTTCGGACACATGCTGGGAAGCGATACATCGCAAATTACGGCCATCAAGCCGTTAAAGCCGAGAGTAAAGTACTGGCTTACTCTGATTGAAACGAACCCGCTGCTCAATGCAGCCGCTTGGGCTTTGGGGATCGACGCGCGTGCGAGGTTGATGGAGTGCCgggtgaagaggatgcagaCACTACTAACGTATATTGGAAGGATGCCTCTGACAATTCTTCTCTGGAAATTGCCCCTGAACCAGTCTGTAGGGTGGAAATGGGCGCCAATATCGCTATTAGATACCGGCTCTGGCTCCCAGGGGGAGGGTGCCTGGTCGAGTAACGAGCGCGGTTTAGTTAAACCTGATGGCCTGCTCGTCTCTCTCCCGGCATTACGACTGAAGACACCTGCAGCTGATAAATCCAGGACAGCAGACCTAGGAATAATTCTCCTCGGACCCGTCTACGTCACCGTCACtacagaggatgagggcgtTGGTCCCGTTGGCGGTGATATAACAACTTTCAAAATCCATCTCCACTCTGTGCCATCTGAATGGGGACGATATTGA